The window CCACCCACGGCGCAACGGGTAAGCCAGCGCCCTGCCACAGCAGTTTGCTGCGCAGTTTATCCATTGAGATGGCAGACGCCATCACGCCGCTGCCGGTATAGGGCAGGCCGATCAGCTCCAGCAGCCCCTGCAGGGTGCCGTCTTCGCCGCCGCGCCCGTGCAGCGCGATAAAGACCTTCTGAAACCCCATGGCTTTCAGCTGCGTGACGTCCACCTCTTTCGGGTCGACAGGATGCGCATCCACGCCGCCTTCACGTAAACCGGCCAGCACCGCCGCGCCGGAGTTCAGCGACACCTCGCGCTCAGCGGAAGTCCCGCCGAACAGGACCGCGATTTTATCAGCCATGTTGTTCGCTCTCCTGAATTTGCGGCTTCAGTTTGATTTCAGCTAAGGAACGCGCAATTTTGCCGATATTTCCCGCGCCCTGCACCAGAATGAGATCATTGCCGGTTAATACCGGTGCCAGCATTTCGGCAACCTGCGCCGGATCGGAAACCAGAATCGGATCGATCTTGCCGCGCCCTCGGATAGTGCGGCACAGCGAACGGCTGTCCGCGCCCGGAATCGGCGCTTCGCCGGCAGCATAGACATCCAGCATCAGCAGCGCATCCACCTGAGTCAGCACGTTGGCAAAGTCGTCATACAGATCGCGGGTACGCGTAAAGCGGTGCGGCTGAAACAGCATCACCAGATGTTTATCCGGCCAGCCGGCGCGCGCCGCTTTGATAGTCGCATCCACTTCCGTTGGGTGATGACCGTAATCATCCACCAGCATCGCCGTACCAGCTTTGCCGTTTACCGGCGCCAGCGGGAATTCACCGAGGAAATCGAAACGGCGACCGGTGCCCTGGAAGCTCTCCAGCGCGCGCAGAATCGCCTCGTCGTCAATGCCCTCTTCCGTCGCCACCGCCACGGCAGCCGCGGCGTTCAGCGCGTTATGTCGCCCTGGCGCATTGAGGGTCACACGCAGTTCGGGCATCCCCTGGCGTAGCAGGCTGAAGTGCCCCTGCGGGCCAATCTGCTGATAATCCTCGACCCGCACATCGGCATCGTCGCTAAAGCCGTAGGTGGTGATCTGGCGGCCCACCCGCGGCAGCAGCTCGCGGATCACCGGATCGTCAACGCACATCACCGCACGACCATAAAACGGCAGGTTATGCAGGAAATTAATAAACGTCTGCTTTAAATTTTCGAAGTCGCCATGGTAGGTATCCATATGGTCAGCTTCGATATTGGTGACAATCGCCACCATCGGCTGCAGATGCAGGAACGACGCGTCGCTCTCATCCGCCTCCGCGATTAAATAGCGGCTATGCCCCAGGCGCGCATGGACGCCCGCCGCCTTCACCAGACCGCCGTTAACGAAGGTTGGGTCCAGCCCCGCTTCCGCATAAATGCTGGAAACCATGGCGGTGGTGGTCGTTTTACCATGCGTTCCGGCAATGGCGATGCCGTGACGAAAACGCATCAGCTCCGCCAGCATCTCCGCGCGGCGGATCACCGGAATGCGCGCTTCGTGGGCCGCCACAATTTCCGGGTTATCGGCAGAGATGGCGCTGGAAACCACCACCACGCTCGCGTCGAGCACGTTTTCCGGACGATGATTAAAGTAAATCGTCGCCCCCAGGTTCGTCAGCTGCTGCGTCACCGGGTTTGGCGCTAAATCGGAACCACTGATCTGATAACCTTCGTTAGCCAGAACTTCGGCAATACCGCCCATACCGGCACCACCGATGCCGACAAAGTGAATGTGCCGAACGCGACGCATTTCGGGCACGATAGAACGCAGTTTTGCCAGTTGTTGTGTATTCATTCTTTACGCCATTAACTACTTCAAAAAATTCGTGCAGCGCAACAGGCGCTGCGAGAGTTATGCCCGGGCAACCAGGCTGACTTCGTTTGCGACCCGTTCAGTCGCATCCGGGATGGCCGCCGCGCGCGCGCGTTGCGCCATCTCCAGCAGGACCTCACGGTTCCACCCCGACAGGGTGCTCACAACCGCATCCACGGTGAACTGCGGCTGCTCAAGAATTCTGGCCGCGCCCGCCTGCTCCAGCGGTAGCGCATTCCAGTACTGCTGCCGGTCTTTATGCTGAAACGGCACAAACAGCGCGGGTAAACCGGCTGCGGCGATTTCACTGACCGTTAACGCGCCTGAACGACAGACCACCACATCCGCCCATGCGTAAGCGGCAGCCATATCATCAATAAATTCAGTCACCTTATGCTGCGGCTGGCCCGCGTCAGCATAGGCCTGTTCTACCGCCTGCTGCGCGCCTTTGCCGCTCTGATGCCAGATGGTGACTGCGCTGCCCAGCTTTGCGGCCGCCTGCGGCAGCGTCTGATTCAGTACGCGAGCGCCCTGCGAACCGCCGACCACCAGCACGCGAATCGGACCTTCACGCCCGCTCAGGCGCGCCTGCGGCAGCGGCAGCGCCAGCACGTCGGTACGTACCGGATTGCCGACCACTTCCGCTTTCGGAAACGCGCCGGGAAACGCCTGCATTACTCTGGTAGCGATCTTCGCCAGCCATTTATTGGTTAATCCGGCAATGCCGTTTTGTTCGTGCAGCACCACAGGAATGCCCAGCGACCAGGCGGCAAGACCGCCGGGACCGGAGACGTAACCGCCCATACCGAGCACCACATCCGGTTTAAACGCCTTCATGATCGCCCGCGCCTGGCGCCAGGCGTTGAATATACGCAGCGGCGCGGCAAGCAGCGCCTTCACGCCTTTTCCGCGCAGGCCGGAAATACGGATGAAGTCGATTTCAATACCGTGCTTCGGCACTAAATCGGCTTCCATACGGTCTGCGGTGCCCAGCCAGCGAACTTCCCAGCCCTGAGCCATTAAATGGTGCGCGACCGCCAGCCCCGGGAACACGTGTCCGCCGGTACCGCCCGCCATCACCATTAACCGCTTCGCCTGACCACTCATCGTGAACCTCGTGTAAACGCCTGGGCTTTTTCCAGACGCGTTTCATAATCTATACGCAGCAACATCATGATTGCCGTCGACATAATCAACAGGCTTGACCCGCCGTAGCTGATCAGCGGCAACGTCAGACCTTTGGTTGGCAGCATGCCCGCCGCCGCCCCCACGTTGACCAGCGCCTGAAAGCTAAACCAGATGCCGATCGAACAGGCTAAAAAGCCGGAAAAACGCTGATCAATCTGTAACGCCTTGCGGCCAATCGACATCGCGCGAAAAGCGACGAAGAATACCATTAATAGCGCCAATACCACACCGATATAACCCAGTTCTTCCCCAATAATGGCGAAGATAAAGTCCGTGTGCGCTTCCGGCAGGTACTCCAGTTTCTGCACCGAATTACCCAGCCCCTGCCCCCACATTTCCCCGCGGC is drawn from Citrobacter rodentium NBRC 105723 = DSM 16636 and contains these coding sequences:
- the murC gene encoding UDP-N-acetylmuramate--L-alanine ligase codes for the protein MNTQQLAKLRSIVPEMRRVRHIHFVGIGGAGMGGIAEVLANEGYQISGSDLAPNPVTQQLTNLGATIYFNHRPENVLDASVVVVSSAISADNPEIVAAHEARIPVIRRAEMLAELMRFRHGIAIAGTHGKTTTTAMVSSIYAEAGLDPTFVNGGLVKAAGVHARLGHSRYLIAEADESDASFLHLQPMVAIVTNIEADHMDTYHGDFENLKQTFINFLHNLPFYGRAVMCVDDPVIRELLPRVGRQITTYGFSDDADVRVEDYQQIGPQGHFSLLRQGMPELRVTLNAPGRHNALNAAAAVAVATEEGIDDEAILRALESFQGTGRRFDFLGEFPLAPVNGKAGTAMLVDDYGHHPTEVDATIKAARAGWPDKHLVMLFQPHRFTRTRDLYDDFANVLTQVDALLMLDVYAAGEAPIPGADSRSLCRTIRGRGKIDPILVSDPAQVAEMLAPVLTGNDLILVQGAGNIGKIARSLAEIKLKPQIQESEQHG
- the murG gene encoding undecaprenyldiphospho-muramoylpentapeptide beta-N-acetylglucosaminyltransferase, giving the protein MSGQAKRLMVMAGGTGGHVFPGLAVAHHLMAQGWEVRWLGTADRMEADLVPKHGIEIDFIRISGLRGKGVKALLAAPLRIFNAWRQARAIMKAFKPDVVLGMGGYVSGPGGLAAWSLGIPVVLHEQNGIAGLTNKWLAKIATRVMQAFPGAFPKAEVVGNPVRTDVLALPLPQARLSGREGPIRVLVVGGSQGARVLNQTLPQAAAKLGSAVTIWHQSGKGAQQAVEQAYADAGQPQHKVTEFIDDMAAAYAWADVVVCRSGALTVSEIAAAGLPALFVPFQHKDRQQYWNALPLEQAGAARILEQPQFTVDAVVSTLSGWNREVLLEMAQRARAAAIPDATERVANEVSLVARA